Proteins found in one Macrobrachium nipponense isolate FS-2020 chromosome 35, ASM1510439v2, whole genome shotgun sequence genomic segment:
- the LOC135208553 gene encoding major facilitator superfamily domain-containing protein 6-like yields MSAKETEAKAAAAATATNSAKNWKERLMGELRWNKKLIVLKLVLFFFQGGTMGFLPFLTLHMQQLGITVKEIAIVYAFLPIASLLGPPTSGIIADKFGRYKIVVIINIIITTILHCCLLYVPPRDKNSLTFTCGSQEPRLTWDTCDYCHDDRNGSSLDLVLQNCKFLCDTPPEEPKLCYYTGHNTSTCHTFDMNTQLHINGTISSLRANDTCSHRWLDLTHDERSYQGLRCFHNCPIRCQVKGMPHCEHPDDPSNKPDTFWIYFAIRITATFFLASAFTMLDATTLAVIRDHDGDFGKQRVLNMIGQAVVPLIAGILVDFHSSSIGYSDYMPALYLGASFNVIAVILVGKLHCNADKAGDNILSDLKKLITKPEIDLFLVMIWVLGCNWGFIESYLFVYLIELNAPNYMLGLTLTVGCIVGVPVMYVTDKIVNKLGRHMVFIISFATYAIRQFGYANITDPWLVFPFEMLEVFTYQIMWVAAVTFCPILAPKGLLATMTGLAGAIHYSVGRGVGALLGGYLIAQYGLSFAFSFFGYVCVIGGGLYTLVYIVYIKRRTQPREKELNIQNIPENADEGKPMIKKASLTGVIITSKTETNADV; encoded by the exons CAAAAGAAACGGAAGCAAAGGCCGCTGCCGCAGCCACCGCCACCAACAGCGCTAAGAACTGGAAGGAGAGACTCATGGGTGAACTGAGATGGAATAAAAAACTCATCGTCCTCAAACtggtccttttcttttttcagggaG GAACTATGGGCTTCCTTCCCTTTTTGACGCTCCATATGCAGCAACTAGGAATCACGGTTAAGGAAATAGCCATTGTTTACGCCTTTCTTCCAATTGCCTCGCTACTGGGACCCCCCACGTCAG GTATCATCGCGGATAAGTTCGGTAGATATAAGATCGTTGTCATAATAAATATCATCATCACCACGATACTTCACTGCTGTTTGCTCTACGTTCCTCCTCGTGACAAAAACTCCCTGACATTCACATGTGGGTCGCAAGAACCTAGACTCACCTGGGATACCTGTGATTATTGCCACGATGACAGAAACGGCTCCAGTCTTGATCTTGTTCTCCAG AACTGCAAGTTTTTATGTGATACTCCGCCTGAAGAACCAAAACTGTGTTACTACACTGGACACAACACTTCCACATGCCACACCTTCGACATGAATACTCAG CTACACATAAACGGGACAATATCATCCCTAAGAGCCAATGACACCTGTAGCCACAGGTGGCTCGACCTGACACATGATGAGAGATCTTACCAAGGGCTCAGGTGCTTTCACAATTGTCCAATCAGATGCCAAGTAAAAGGAATGCCCCACTGCGAACATCCCGACGATCCATCCAACAAACCAGATACGTTTTGGATTTACTTTGCCATAAGAATAACAGCTACATTCTTCCTGGCCTCAGCATTCACCATGTTG GATGCTACGACTCTTGCTGTGATACGTGACCATGATGGAGACTTTGGAAAACAACGAGTTTTGAACATGATTGGCCAAGCAGTGGTTCCCCTGATAGCTGGAATACTCGTCGATTTCCACAGCTCATCCATTG GGTACTCAGATTACATGCCTGCCCTCTACCTTGGAGCAAGTTTTAACGTTATAGCTGTTATTCTCGTCGGAAAACTGCACTGCAAT GCTGACAAGGCAGGTGACAATATCCTCTCTGATCTGAAGAAATTAATAACGAAGCCAGAGATTGATTTGTTCCTTGTCATGATATGGGTACTAGGCTGTAACTGGGGATTCATTGAAAGTTATCTGTTTGTATACCTTATAGAGCTAAATGCTCCAAATTATATGTTGG GTTTGACTCTCACAGTTGGCTGCATCGTTGGAGTGCCAGTGATGTATGTTACTGATAAAATAGTCAACAAGCTTGGACGACACATGGTCTTCATTATATCCTTTGCAACTTATGCAATCAGGCAATTTGGCTACGCAAACATTAC GGATCCATGGCTAGTATTTCCTTTTGAAATGCTGGAAGTGTTTACATATCAAATAATGTGGGTGGCTGCAGTCACTTTTTGTCCCATTTTAGCTCCAAAAGGCCTACTAGCAACCATGACTGGACTGGCTGGGGCAATTCACTACTCAGTCG GTCGTGGAGTTGGAGCTCTTTTAGGTGGATACCTCATTGCACAGTATGGCCTTTCTTTTGCCTTCAGCTTCTTTGGTTATGTTTGTGTAATTGGTGGAGGCCTCTACACACttgtatacattgtatatattaaGAGGAGAACTCAACCAAGAG aaaaagaactgaacataCAAAATATTCCAGAAAATGCCGATGAAGGAAAGCCAATGATAAAGAAAGCATCTCTTACTGGAGTTATTATTACATCTAAGACAGAGACGAATGCAGATGTGTGA